One genomic segment of Bacteroidales bacterium includes these proteins:
- the map gene encoding type I methionyl aminopeptidase: protein MILIKTADEIELLRESNQLVSRTLAELANFIRPGVSTEKLDQIAESFIRDHGAVPGFLGYQGYPKTLCTSLNSEVVHGIPSDKVILQEGDQLSVDCGVIKNDFYGDTAFSFEVGEVRAEICRLLEITRECLLKGVEQAVEGKRIGDVGYAIQNHAESNGYSVVREMVGHGLGRHLHEAPEVPNYGRRGTGPKLKKGMVICIEPMINMGRRQIRQEPDGWTIRTADKLPSAHFEWAVAVDKGKADVLSTFSYIDKELTKQSK from the coding sequence ATGATATTAATAAAGACTGCGGACGAAATTGAGTTATTAAGAGAGAGCAATCAATTGGTTTCCAGGACGCTGGCCGAGCTTGCCAACTTTATCAGGCCGGGAGTGTCCACCGAAAAGCTCGACCAGATTGCAGAAAGCTTTATCCGCGACCACGGTGCAGTCCCCGGATTCCTGGGATACCAGGGTTATCCAAAGACGCTCTGTACCTCGCTGAATTCAGAGGTAGTGCATGGAATTCCTTCAGACAAGGTGATCCTGCAGGAGGGCGATCAGCTTTCGGTCGATTGTGGTGTGATAAAAAACGATTTTTACGGGGACACGGCTTTCAGCTTCGAAGTAGGCGAAGTCAGGGCTGAGATCTGCAGGCTTTTAGAGATAACACGCGAATGCCTCCTGAAGGGAGTCGAGCAGGCTGTGGAAGGAAAGCGTATCGGAGATGTGGGATATGCCATCCAGAACCATGCCGAGAGCAACGGCTACAGTGTAGTCAGGGAGATGGTCGGACACGGTTTGGGTCGTCATTTACATGAGGCCCCTGAAGTGCCCAACTACGGAAGACGGGGAACCGGCCCCAAATTGAAAAAGGGGATGGTGATCTGCATCGAACCCATGATCAATATGGGTCGCAGGCAGATCCGTCAGGAGCCCGACGGATGGACCATTCGCACCGCCGACAAGTTGCCTTCGGCTCACTTTGAATGGGCCGTGGCAGTTGATAAAGGGAAGGCCGATGTACTATCAACCTTCTCGTATATTGATAAGGAGTTAACAAAACAGAGCAAGTAA
- the infA gene encoding translation initiation factor IF-1 yields MAKQASIEQDGVIIEALSNAMFRVELENGHIITAHISGKMRMHYIKLLPGDRVKVEMSPYDLSKGRISFRYK; encoded by the coding sequence ATGGCAAAACAAGCATCTATTGAGCAGGATGGTGTAATCATCGAAGCATTGTCAAATGCGATGTTCCGGGTGGAGTTGGAAAACGGACACATTATTACTGCTCATATCTCAGGAAAGATGAGAATGCATTACATTAAATTGTTGCCAGGCGATCGTGTCAAAGTGGAAATGTCGCCCTATGATTTGTCAAAAGGAAGGATTTCGTTTAGATATAAATAA
- the ykgO gene encoding type B 50S ribosomal protein L36 produces MKVRASVKKRSAGCKIVRRKGRLYVINKKNPKFKQRQG; encoded by the coding sequence ATGAAGGTAAGAGCATCTGTAAAAAAGCGTAGCGCCGGCTGCAAAATAGTCAGGAGAAAAGGACGCTTGTACGTGATTAATAAGAAAAATCCCAAGTTTAAACAGCGCCAGGGATAA
- the rpsM gene encoding 30S ribosomal protein S13: protein MMARIVGVDLPKNKRGEISLTYIYGIGRSRAQSILDAAGVDRNIKVQDWNDDQIAAIRKAINENPEIKVEGELRSSIQLNIKRLMDIGSYRGIRHRIGLPTRGQSTKNNARTRKGRRKTVANKKKATK, encoded by the coding sequence ATTATGGCTAGAATAGTTGGTGTTGACCTGCCCAAAAACAAAAGAGGTGAAATAAGCCTGACTTACATTTATGGAATTGGTCGCAGCCGTGCGCAATCCATTCTTGATGCTGCAGGCGTCGATCGTAATATCAAAGTGCAGGACTGGAATGATGATCAGATTGCTGCCATCCGGAAAGCGATCAATGAAAACCCGGAAATCAAGGTGGAAGGTGAACTGAGATCCTCCATTCAGCTGAACATTAAACGACTGATGGATATCGGTTCTTACCGGGGTATCCGCCACCGTATTGGCCTTCCCACCCGCGGACAGAGCACGAAGAACAATGCCCGTACCCGGAAGGGAAGAAGAAAGACAGTAGCAAACAAGAAGAAAGCAACCAAATAA
- the rpsK gene encoding 30S ribosomal protein S11, translating to MAKKTGSSKKRTVKVEPIGQAHIHASFNNIIISLTNNQGQVISWASSGKMGFRGSKKNTPYAAQMAAQNCAKVAYDLGLRKVKVFVKGPGSGRESAIRNIHASGIEVTEIVDVTPLPHNGCRPAKRRRV from the coding sequence ATGGCTAAAAAGACAGGATCGTCAAAAAAGCGAACAGTTAAGGTTGAACCTATAGGGCAGGCGCATATTCACGCCTCCTTTAACAATATCATCATTTCCCTGACCAACAATCAGGGACAGGTGATCTCCTGGGCCTCATCCGGTAAAATGGGTTTCAGGGGTTCCAAGAAAAATACACCCTATGCTGCACAAATGGCAGCGCAGAACTGCGCCAAGGTGGCTTATGACCTGGGGCTGCGAAAGGTGAAAGTATTTGTTAAGGGACCCGGCTCGGGCAGGGAATCGGCCATACGTAACATTCATGCCTCGGGCATCGAAGTGACCGAAATTGTGGATGTAACACCGCTGCCGCACAACGGCTGCCGTCCCGCCAAAAGGCGGAGGGTATAA
- the rpsD gene encoding 30S ribosomal protein S4 — MARYRGPRTKIARKFSDPIFGTDKSFEKKNYPPGMHGNNKRRRKASEYGIQLKEKQKAKYTYGVLEKQFRNMFEKASRSKGVTGEVLLQLLESRLDNVVYRLGLAPTRAGARQLVTHRHITVNGEIVNIPSYTLKPGDTVGVRERSKSLEVITDSLSTARYGSSSWLEFDEAAMTGKFLNRPEREEIPENLKEQLIVELYSK, encoded by the coding sequence ATGGCAAGATACAGAGGTCCAAGAACCAAAATTGCTCGTAAATTTTCAGATCCCATCTTTGGGACCGACAAGTCGTTCGAAAAGAAGAACTATCCCCCGGGAATGCACGGGAACAATAAGCGAAGACGCAAAGCATCTGAATATGGTATTCAGTTGAAAGAGAAGCAGAAGGCCAAATATACATATGGGGTGTTGGAGAAGCAGTTCAGGAATATGTTTGAAAAGGCGTCCAGAAGTAAGGGTGTGACCGGCGAGGTGCTCCTTCAGTTGCTGGAATCCAGGCTCGACAACGTGGTTTACAGACTGGGTCTGGCACCCACGCGTGCTGGTGCCCGTCAGCTTGTTACACACAGACATATCACCGTGAACGGTGAGATCGTAAATATTCCTTCTTACACATTAAAGCCAGGAGATACGGTGGGTGTAAGGGAGCGTTCAAAATCCCTGGAGGTGATCACCGATTCACTTTCCACTGCCAGGTACGGTTCGTCATCATGGCTGGAATTTGATGAGGCTGCCATGACCGGAAAATTCCTGAACCGCCCCGAGCGGGAGGAGATTCCCGAGAACCTCAAGGAGCAGCTCATCGTTGAACTTTATTCAAAATAA
- a CDS encoding DNA-directed RNA polymerase subunit alpha, whose product MAILAFQKPDKVIMLEADDRYGKFEFRPLEPGYGITVGNALRRILLSSLEGYAITNIKTNGVEHEFSTVTGVIEDLTEIILNLKQIRFKKQIDDVNDEKIVVTITGQEEFKAGDLQRFLSGFKVLNPDLVICHMEKDVKLQMEISISKGRGYVPADENKPTEAEFGLIAVDSIFTPIKNVRFEIENYRVEQKTDYEKLFIEIETDGSIHPKEALKEAAKILIYHFMLFSDEKITLDTDEKFANEEFDEEVLHMRQLLKAKLVDLDLSVRALNCLKAAEVDTLGDLVKFNKNDLLKFRNFGKKSLTELEELLVNMNLTFGMDTSKYKLDKD is encoded by the coding sequence ATGGCCATTTTAGCTTTTCAAAAACCAGATAAGGTCATCATGCTTGAAGCAGATGACAGGTATGGTAAATTTGAGTTCAGACCTCTCGAGCCCGGCTATGGCATTACCGTAGGAAACGCCCTCAGGCGTATTCTGCTCTCTTCCCTGGAAGGGTATGCCATTACCAACATCAAGACCAACGGTGTGGAACATGAATTTTCCACTGTCACTGGTGTGATAGAAGACCTTACAGAAATCATACTGAACCTTAAGCAGATACGCTTCAAGAAACAGATCGATGATGTAAACGATGAAAAGATTGTCGTTACCATTACCGGCCAGGAGGAGTTCAAAGCCGGAGACCTGCAGCGTTTCCTCAGCGGATTCAAAGTGTTGAATCCGGATCTGGTTATCTGCCACATGGAGAAGGATGTGAAACTTCAAATGGAGATTTCCATCAGTAAGGGACGCGGATATGTGCCTGCTGACGAGAACAAACCGACCGAAGCCGAATTCGGACTGATCGCCGTGGACTCCATCTTTACCCCCATTAAGAATGTGAGGTTCGAAATCGAGAACTACCGGGTCGAGCAAAAGACCGACTATGAAAAACTGTTTATAGAGATAGAGACCGACGGATCTATTCATCCCAAGGAAGCCCTGAAGGAGGCGGCAAAAATTCTGATCTACCACTTCATGCTCTTCTCCGACGAGAAGATTACCCTCGATACCGACGAGAAATTTGCCAACGAGGAGTTCGATGAAGAGGTGCTGCATATGCGCCAGCTGCTGAAGGCCAAACTGGTTGACCTGGATCTTTCTGTTCGCGCACTCAACTGCCTGAAAGCAGCCGAGGTGGATACCCTGGGCGACCTGGTGAAATTCAATAAGAACGATCTGCTGAAATTCAGGAACTTTGGAAAGAAGTCCCTCACCGAGCTTGAAGAACTCCTGGTGAACATGAACCTGACCTTCGGCATGGATACAAGTAAATACAAACTGGACAAGGATTAA
- the rplQ gene encoding 50S ribosomal protein L17: protein MRHKKSFNHLGRTSAHRKAMLSNMASSLIMHKRIETTTAKAKALKRFIEPMITRSKDDTTHSRRVVFSYLQDKDAVAELFREVSPKVADRPGGYTRIIRLGTRLGDNADMCLIELVDFNENLLAEKVGTRKSASRRRRGGSKKKAEGSSAVATGAAKTEVADNEVVKEAVVEEEAVAEAEVVEEEAVAEAEVVEEETVAEAEVVDDAVTEEDETAGEEEHTKDDDKKEA from the coding sequence ATGAGACATAAGAAGAGTTTTAATCACTTAGGGAGGACGAGTGCACACCGGAAGGCCATGTTATCCAATATGGCAAGTTCGCTGATTATGCACAAGAGGATCGAGACCACAACAGCCAAAGCCAAGGCCCTCAAGAGGTTTATCGAGCCTATGATCACCCGGAGTAAAGACGATACAACCCATTCGCGCAGGGTGGTTTTTAGTTATTTGCAGGATAAAGACGCCGTTGCAGAGCTGTTTCGTGAGGTCTCCCCAAAAGTGGCTGACCGTCCCGGGGGATATACGCGGATCATCAGGCTGGGTACCCGCCTGGGCGATAATGCAGATATGTGCCTGATCGAACTGGTGGATTTCAACGAGAATCTGCTGGCCGAAAAGGTAGGAACCAGGAAGTCTGCAAGCCGTCGTCGTCGCGGAGGAAGCAAGAAGAAAGCGGAAGGAAGCAGTGCTGTTGCAACCGGCGCAGCAAAGACGGAAGTTGCTGATAATGAAGTTGTTAAAGAAGCTGTTGTCGAAGAAGAAGCTGTGGCTGAGGCAGAAGTTGTCGAAGAAGAGGCTGTGGCTGAGGCAGAAGTTGTCGAAGAAGAGACTGTGGCTGAGGCAGAAGTTGTCGATGATGCTGTAACAGAAGAAGACGAGACGGCCGGGGAAGAGGAGCACACCAAAGACGATGACAAAAAAGAAGCATAA
- the eno gene encoding phosphopyruvate hydratase, whose protein sequence is MGQIVDIHAREILDSRGNPTVEVEVTLASGFVGRAGVPSGASTGENEALELRDGDKSRYLGKGVQKAVENVNTLIAKELAGMDALDQVAIDQKMISLDGTKTKSKLGANAMLGVSLAVAKAAAMYHDMPLYRYIGGTNAKHLPVPMMNIINGGSHSDAPIAFQEFMIRPIGASSFKEGLRMGAEVFHALKKVLKDRGLSTAVGDEGGFAPKLEGTEDALDSILKAVEAAGYKPGKDITIALDCAASEFYENGVYNYAKFEGEGGAKRNSEEQAAYLAELLDKYPIDSIEDGMDEADWDGWVIQNKLIGDRCQLVGDDLFVTNVEYLSRGIELDCANSILIKVNQIGTLTETLNTIEMAHRAGYTTVTSHRSGETEDATIADIAVATNSGQIKTGSLSRSDRIAKYNQLLRIEEELGSTAIYGY, encoded by the coding sequence ATGGGACAAATTGTTGATATTCATGCACGTGAAATTCTCGACTCACGCGGAAACCCTACCGTAGAAGTTGAAGTAACCCTTGCCAGCGGTTTTGTAGGCAGGGCAGGAGTTCCTTCAGGAGCCTCCACAGGAGAAAACGAAGCCCTGGAACTGAGGGATGGCGACAAGAGCCGTTACCTGGGTAAGGGAGTTCAGAAAGCTGTCGAAAATGTTAATACGCTGATTGCTAAAGAGCTTGCCGGAATGGATGCCCTTGACCAGGTGGCCATCGATCAGAAAATGATAAGCCTGGACGGGACCAAAACCAAAAGCAAGCTGGGTGCCAACGCCATGCTGGGTGTTTCACTGGCAGTAGCCAAGGCGGCTGCCATGTATCACGATATGCCGCTTTATCGCTATATCGGCGGGACCAATGCCAAACACCTGCCCGTCCCCATGATGAATATTATCAACGGTGGATCCCACTCCGATGCTCCCATTGCATTCCAGGAATTTATGATTCGTCCCATCGGGGCAAGCAGTTTTAAAGAGGGTCTGAGGATGGGTGCCGAGGTTTTTCATGCCTTAAAAAAAGTATTGAAAGACAGAGGTTTAAGTACTGCTGTTGGCGATGAAGGAGGCTTTGCTCCCAAACTGGAAGGAACCGAAGATGCACTGGACAGCATTCTTAAAGCTGTTGAAGCCGCAGGATATAAGCCAGGAAAGGATATCACCATTGCACTCGATTGTGCGGCATCTGAATTTTATGAAAATGGCGTATATAACTATGCCAAATTTGAAGGTGAAGGCGGTGCTAAACGCAACTCGGAAGAGCAGGCTGCCTACCTGGCCGAATTGCTTGACAAATACCCCATCGATTCCATCGAAGATGGCATGGATGAGGCAGACTGGGACGGCTGGGTGATTCAGAACAAACTGATCGGCGATCGCTGCCAGCTGGTGGGTGACGATTTGTTTGTTACCAACGTGGAATACCTCTCCAGGGGCATTGAACTGGATTGTGCCAACTCCATTCTGATTAAGGTGAACCAGATTGGCACGCTCACCGAGACCCTGAATACCATCGAGATGGCGCACAGAGCAGGTTATACAACTGTTACCTCACACCGTTCCGGGGAGACGGAGGACGCCACCATAGCAGATATAGCCGTGGCTACCAACTCGGGTCAGATCAAGACCGGTTCCCTGAGCCGTTCCGACAGGATCGCCAAATACAATCAGCTGCTCCGCATTGAGGAGGAGCTGGGATCAACCGCGATATACGGGTATTAA
- a CDS encoding citrate (Si)-synthase, with protein MSILKERLHQKIEEWRPRTRKLLTDYCDVVVDQVTIAQAIGGMRGLKSLVTDISYLDPQEGIRYRGYTLPEVFEKLPKPPNAEMPYVEGLYFLLLTGDIPTDSEVAELVDEFRKRRILPRYVYEVIDAFPSFSPPMAIFSAAILTMQRESFFAKKYQGGISKMDYWDPTFEDSLNLLAKLPEVASYIYAKLYRDGKRIQSNPNLDMGANFAHMMGIPKPYDDVSRLNFIIHADHESGNVSAHTGHLVGSSLSDIYLSISAMINGLAGPLHGLANQEVLRWLQDLVEKMDGQVPTEEEMKQFVWDTLNSGQVIPGFGHAVLRKTDPRYTLQREFCQTHMKDDLLFQYTDMLYKVVPPILKEQGKAKNPWPNVDAQSGIIHWHYGITEYEFYTVLFGIGRSIGITANLIWDRALGYPLERPKSVTTDMLEKMAMEARAARGDKASKNCKEE; from the coding sequence ATGTCAATCTTAAAAGAGAGGCTCCACCAGAAGATCGAAGAGTGGAGGCCCAGAACCAGAAAATTACTTACAGATTATTGTGATGTGGTGGTAGACCAGGTAACCATTGCGCAGGCCATTGGAGGCATGCGGGGTTTGAAAAGTCTGGTTACAGATATTTCTTACCTGGACCCCCAGGAAGGAATCCGGTACCGCGGATATACGCTGCCGGAGGTATTTGAAAAGCTTCCCAAGCCGCCAAATGCGGAGATGCCTTATGTAGAGGGCCTCTATTTCCTGCTGTTAACGGGCGATATTCCTACCGATAGCGAGGTAGCCGAACTGGTCGATGAATTCAGAAAGCGCCGGATCCTGCCAAGGTATGTGTACGAGGTAATTGATGCCTTCCCCTCCTTTTCACCCCCAATGGCCATCTTCTCCGCGGCTATTCTTACCATGCAGCGTGAATCGTTTTTTGCCAAGAAGTACCAGGGAGGGATCAGTAAGATGGATTACTGGGATCCTACTTTCGAGGATTCCCTGAACCTGCTGGCCAAGCTTCCGGAGGTAGCTTCCTACATTTATGCGAAGCTTTACCGGGATGGCAAACGCATCCAGTCCAATCCCAATCTGGATATGGGAGCCAATTTTGCCCATATGATGGGGATCCCTAAGCCTTACGATGATGTCTCCAGGCTTAATTTCATCATTCATGCCGATCATGAGAGTGGAAATGTCAGTGCTCATACCGGCCACCTGGTAGGAAGCTCCCTGTCGGATATTTACCTGTCCATTTCAGCCATGATCAATGGCCTGGCGGGACCCCTGCATGGACTGGCTAACCAGGAGGTACTCAGGTGGCTGCAGGACCTGGTGGAGAAGATGGACGGCCAGGTTCCCACCGAGGAGGAAATGAAGCAGTTTGTATGGGATACGCTTAATTCGGGTCAGGTGATCCCCGGTTTCGGTCATGCAGTATTGCGTAAGACGGATCCCCGCTACACCCTTCAGCGCGAGTTCTGCCAGACCCACATGAAGGACGACCTCCTTTTTCAGTACACCGATATGTTATACAAGGTGGTGCCACCCATCCTCAAGGAGCAGGGCAAAGCCAAGAACCCGTGGCCCAATGTGGATGCCCAGTCAGGGATCATCCACTGGCACTACGGGATCACGGAATACGAGTTTTACACCGTGCTCTTTGGTATTGGAAGATCCATTGGTATTACGGCCAACCTGATCTGGGACAGGGCCCTGGGTTACCCGCTGGAAAGGCCCAAGTCGGTGACTACCGATATGCTCGAAAAGATGGCCATGGAAGCCAGGGCCGCCAGGGGGGACAAAGCATCCAAAAACTGCAAGGAAGAATAG
- a CDS encoding SpoIIE family protein phosphatase, translating into MEWIPGAIDILQKHFILLLILFLLVSFVLHILLFRIRIRKFQQDYHRMKEQEQESRVVLQHRNKLRDRNRSYEQSLTYAQRIQGAMFFTSGQLKAYFPESFIYQRPKEIVSGDFNWARRINGKMLFSVADCTGHGVPGAFMSLLGLEYAGAFSPLYIIRDHEILEVKGERIIVGPDYGLQRGLFQNRSMEIQENDMLYLFTDGYPDQFGGPEGKKFKYRRFRHLLMSIHHLPMAEQLRKLEESMNEWMGNRELQIDDQTIMGIRPASFSSS; encoded by the coding sequence ATGGAATGGATTCCCGGAGCCATAGATATCCTCCAAAAGCATTTCATTTTGCTCCTGATTCTCTTTCTGCTGGTAAGTTTTGTGCTGCACATCCTTCTGTTCAGGATAAGGATCAGGAAGTTCCAACAGGATTACCACCGGATGAAGGAGCAGGAGCAGGAGTCGCGGGTAGTCCTGCAGCATCGTAATAAGTTGCGCGACCGGAACAGAAGCTATGAACAGAGCCTTACCTATGCCCAGCGGATCCAGGGTGCCATGTTTTTTACCTCGGGGCAGTTAAAAGCATATTTCCCGGAATCTTTTATTTATCAGAGACCCAAGGAGATTGTAAGTGGTGACTTTAACTGGGCCAGGAGGATCAACGGGAAGATGCTTTTTTCGGTGGCCGATTGTACGGGGCATGGTGTTCCCGGGGCTTTTATGTCGCTGCTTGGACTGGAGTATGCCGGTGCATTTAGTCCGCTTTACATCATCCGGGATCACGAGATCCTGGAGGTGAAGGGCGAGCGGATTATCGTCGGACCCGATTACGGATTGCAGCGGGGATTATTTCAGAACAGGAGCATGGAGATTCAGGAGAATGATATGCTCTACCTGTTTACCGACGGGTACCCGGATCAGTTCGGCGGGCCGGAGGGAAAGAAGTTTAAATACAGGCGTTTCAGGCACCTGCTGATGTCCATTCACCACCTCCCCATGGCTGAACAGTTGCGTAAACTGGAAGAGAGTATGAACGAGTGGATGGGCAACAGAGAGCTTCAAATTGATGACCAGACCATTATGGGTATCAGGCCAGCAAGTTTTTCATCTTCCTGA
- a CDS encoding response regulator — MFLEFLQRLVSLRVDEQMEQSLAVRARRINFFYVILMFLLLVSVIYAVISSRYELLVVHGISLGLGLFLFLYVPAGRKIDLSSLLALVLAAVVLLNAYIFNEGVSSLLVLAFYLLFPLAAVSMNGRHGIYVPVGLGILSIIINSLGLFESSIHLDLLNSLVFYFAYILVILIAVYMERINSKLMNNLQESRKQAELTIVNKDDFIGKLSHKLRTSLSNIALINNLVHDERLNSEQKDLMETLKASTNLLIEDVNRIVQIASSGIVDYQKSITSFDLTSVLEKSVSILKSGGGTGDEISISRSDNLGHYIIGDPSLLRTLIVNIIHGINDYRVTGNPVKLEIRSLKETPSQVRLEFAFHVETDESGSLVEYIRSLYHGNAHPGSNLANAYILLHEIDSTILAERVADGTSIRFLQDFTKDPTKSSIPKHDTLQLEKRAVKRGIALKDAKILLVEDNVINQKIVLLSLSKAVSQIDVALNGKQALEMFGLKKYDLILMDIMMPVMDGIMATKKIREIESTGDSHVPIIAVTANALAGDRENCLAGGADEYIAKPFTTELLIRKMKNLLA; from the coding sequence ATGTTTCTTGAATTTCTACAAAGACTTGTTTCTCTCCGGGTAGATGAACAGATGGAGCAGTCCCTGGCTGTCAGGGCCAGGCGGATCAATTTCTTTTATGTGATCCTGATGTTCCTGCTCCTGGTGTCCGTCATTTACGCGGTAATTTCCAGCCGGTATGAACTCCTGGTGGTCCATGGAATTTCTTTGGGACTGGGTTTGTTCCTGTTCCTCTATGTGCCCGCTGGCCGTAAGATCGACCTGAGCAGCCTGCTTGCCCTGGTTCTGGCTGCGGTTGTGCTTCTGAATGCCTACATTTTTAATGAAGGGGTATCCTCCCTCCTGGTACTGGCATTCTATCTGCTCTTCCCCCTGGCGGCAGTCAGTATGAATGGCCGCCACGGGATCTATGTTCCCGTTGGACTGGGCATTCTAAGCATAATCATTAATTCACTGGGGCTTTTTGAGAGCTCCATTCATCTGGACTTGCTTAACTCGCTGGTCTTCTACTTTGCCTATATCCTGGTGATTCTGATTGCCGTCTATATGGAAAGAATCAACAGTAAACTGATGAACAACCTGCAGGAATCGAGGAAACAGGCTGAATTGACCATTGTGAACAAGGATGACTTTATTGGTAAACTATCCCACAAGCTTCGAACCTCGCTCAGCAATATTGCCCTGATCAATAATCTGGTACACGATGAAAGACTGAACTCGGAGCAGAAGGATTTGATGGAAACCCTGAAGGCTTCCACCAATCTGCTCATTGAAGATGTGAACAGGATTGTTCAAATCGCCTCCTCGGGAATCGTGGATTATCAGAAGAGCATCACCTCCTTTGATCTGACTTCGGTCCTGGAGAAGTCTGTGAGTATTCTGAAATCGGGCGGAGGAACCGGCGATGAGATATCCATTTCGCGCAGCGATAATCTGGGTCACTACATTATCGGCGATCCCAGCCTTTTACGTACCCTGATTGTCAATATTATTCACGGCATCAATGACTACCGGGTAACCGGCAATCCGGTGAAACTGGAAATCCGCTCCCTGAAGGAGACTCCCAGCCAGGTCAGGCTGGAGTTCGCATTTCATGTGGAGACCGATGAGAGCGGCTCCCTGGTGGAGTACATCCGGTCGCTTTACCATGGAAATGCCCATCCCGGCTCCAATCTGGCTAATGCCTATATCCTTTTGCACGAAATCGACAGTACCATCCTGGCCGAACGGGTAGCGGACGGAACAAGCATCCGCTTTCTCCAGGATTTCACCAAGGATCCCACCAAATCCAGCATCCCGAAGCATGATACCCTGCAACTTGAAAAGAGAGCCGTTAAACGGGGGATCGCACTGAAAGATGCCAAGATTCTGCTGGTGGAGGACAACGTGATTAACCAGAAAATTGTGCTGCTCAGTCTTAGTAAGGCTGTCAGCCAGATCGATGTGGCCTTAAACGGGAAACAGGCCCTGGAAATGTTCGGGCTCAAGAAATATGATTTGATCCTGATGGATATCATGATGCCTGTGATGGATGGTATAATGGCCACTAAAAAAATCCGGGAAATTGAATCCACCGGGGATAGTCACGTCCCCATTATTGCCGTTACAGCCAATGCCCTGGCGGGGGACCGGGAGAACTGCCTGGCCGGGGGTGCGGATGAGTATATCGCCAAACCCTTTACCACTGAGCTGCTTATCAGGAAGATGAAAAACTTGCTGGCCTGA